The stretch of DNA CGCTGGTTGTGTCACTTGGTTTTACTTGGGTTTCCATGCAGGAAAAGAATTCAGTTTGGTAAAAAGGACGTTCTGTAAAAGAAAGTTAGGTATAAACGTTGCGAAAGATACAAAAATATTGACTGGTTGAATGATTGAGTGGTTGAATGAATTGGTCTGAGACAAGCATTCAATCACTCAATCATTCAACCAGTCAATATTTTTATTTCTGCGACGGCTTAATTAGCGGAGCTTTTACTTTTTTCTCTTTTTTCTCCGTGAATTCTTCAGGCGTTTCGGTCGGCTTGTCCGTGAAGTCCGCCGGAATGGCGTCGAATCCAGCTTTCTTTTCTAATCGGGCTGGGACCGCGTCTTCTTTGTCCTGATCGCGGCTGAGCGCATCAACCACAATCGGCGTTGCCACAAACAGCGACGAATACGTACCGACAATTACCCCAATCAGCATCGCGAACGAGAAGCCACGGATGGTCTCGCCCCCAAAAATGAACAGTACCAGCAACACCAGAATGGTTGAGAAACCCGTAACGGCGGTGCGGCTCAGGGTGGCGTTCAACGCATTGTTGATAACCGTAGGTATGCTTTCTTTCTTGCCACGATTATCGTTCAGGTACTCGCGTACCCGGTCGAATACAACGACGGTATCGTTCATCGAGTACCCCATAATCGTCAGCAAAGCTCCTACAAACGCCTGATCGACGTCGAGTGAGAAGGGCAGAATACCGTTAAAAATCGAGAAGATAGCCAGAATCACGAGTACGTCGTGGAACAGAGCTACCACAGAACCATACCCAAAAGCAAGTCGCTTGAACCGAATCAGGATGTAGACGAACACCACCGCCACGGCCAGCAAGATAGACCAAAGGGCCGATGTCATGATGTCGTAGGCAATGGTTGGGCCAACTTTCTGCGAACTTTCGATGCGGGCAGGATTGCCTTTCAGGCTGCTCAACCCTTTGTAAACAGCCGCTTCGGCCTGTTTGTCGGCTTCGGGCGTGGTTACGTCAACCAGATATGGCGTGGTTACTTTTACCTGATTAGCTCCAATGCCTGTGCCGCCGTAGGTCTTCACTTCAGGCGCGGCACCCAGCACCGGCTCCAGAGCAGACCGAACCTCGTCAGTACTAACCGACTTCTCAAAACGCACCACATATGAACGGCCTCCCTTGAAATCGACGCCTAAGCCAAAACCTTTGAAGATAATGGAGATGACGCCGAGGGCGATAATGACCGACGATACCGTGTAGTACAGCTTCCGGCGTGATACGAAGTCGAAGTTCGAGTCTTTGAACAGATTAGCCGCCCACGACGAACTGAACGACAGCGTTTTGCCATTGCGAATGTAGTACTCCAGAATCAGGCGGGTAATGAAAATAGCCGCAAACAACGATGTCAGAATACCAATAATCAGCGTCGTGGCAAAGCCCAGAATCAGACCTGTTCCGAAAATGAATAGAATTACCCCCGTCAGGAAGGTTGTCACGTTCGAGTCGATAATGGACGACAGCGCGTTTTTGAATCCATCGGCTACGGCCAATTTAAAACCTTTACCTTCGGCCAGTTCTTCTTTGATCCGCTCGAAAATCAGTACGTTGGCATCAACGGCCATACCAATCGAGAGTACGATACCAGCAATACCGGGCATGGTCAGCACGGCACCCAGCGAAGCCATTACGCCCAGCAGGAAGAACAGGTTCACGAACAACGCAAGGTCGGCAATCAGACCGGCGCGGTTGTAGTAGAACACCACGAAGGCCAACACGAGCAAAATACCAATCACCGACGACAACACGCCTGCGCTCACGGCTTCCGAACCCAGCGTGGCTCCCACGATGCTTTCTTCCACAATTGTGGTCGGCGCGGGCAGCTTACCGGCTTTCAGCACGTTTGCCATGTCTTTGGTTTCTTCGACCGTGAAGTTGCCCGAAATGCTTGAACGGCCATTCGGAATTTCGTTCTGCACGTTCGGAGCCGTGTAAACAAGGTTATCCAGCAAAATCGCCACCGGGCGACCTACGTTAGCCGCCGTCAGGTTTTTCCACTTGCGGGCACCTTCGGCATTCATATTCATGGTCACTTCGGGCCGACCACGATCATCGTAGTCGTTGGCTGCTTCTGTAATCACGTCGCCTTCGAGCGGGGCGCGGCCAGCAGCCTTCTTCAGAAAATAAATCGGCAGAATTTCTTTCCCATCGGTAGTTGTAAATGACTTCCGATCCCAGGCAAAAAAGACGTCTGCCGGAAAGAGGTTGCGTACTTCGGGGGTATTCAGCACGGCGTTGGCGCGGGCCGTGTCTTTAAGATAAACGCCTAACTGATCCTGACCAACGGGCAGAAATAACTGTGTCAGAGCCGTGCTTTGCGCTGCTGCTGCCGCCGTATCGTTCTTGGCCGTACCCGCCGAATCTTTTTTGGCACCCTGCGCCAGTTGACTTTCAAGGCTTGTACCTTTTGCCGCCGAGCCGGTAGCCGGTGCGGTTGTAGCAGCCGTTTTAACAGCCGCTTTTCGGGCAGTTTCTTCGCGCAACAGGTAAGCACCCATACCTTCAAGTGCCGGGGCCAGTTCGTTCAGGCGGTACACTTCGGTAAATTCAAGCTTGGCGGCACCGGTCAGCAGCCGACGGACGCGTTCGGGATTGTCAACACCGGGCAGTTCAATCTGAATACGACCCGAACCTGGCAACCGCTGAATATTGGGGTTAGCCACGCCAAACTTATCGACCCGCGCCTGAATGATCTGGTATGCCCGCGTAATGGCACCTTCCACTTCTTCATTCAGTAATTTCCGCACTTCGGTATCCGACGACTGGAAATTGATTTTGCTGCGATTCGCGCTCGTAGCAAACAGGGTAGCCAGTTTAGTATTCGGCGAGATTTCCTTGTAATTATCGACAAACAAGTCGACGAAGCTCGTCCGGCTGGTTTTCTGGTCTTCAGCCGCCTGTTTTAAGGCTTCTGCAAATTTTGGGTCGCGGTTATTACCCGACAAACCGCGCAGAATATCGGCGGGCGACACTTCGAGTACTACGTGCATACCGCCTTGTAAGTCAAGGCCCAGGCCCAATTCGCGTTCGCTCACCTCCTGGAGAGTGCTGCCTAAATACACCGGCTCTTTCCAGAGCGAATCGAGGTATTTCTGTTTTTTAGCCCGGTCAACAACACCTTGTTTGTTGGTCGCGTAAGCCTCGGCATCGGCCTTGATGCTGCGCGAGACAAACGTGAACGACAGGAAGTAGATGCAAATCGCTGCAATAACCCCCGTCAGAATCAGAATTCCTGTTCTATTTTGCATGTAATGTACCGACGGGCTTCAGCCCGTGCCTATTGATAAAAAATAAATTGATAATGACCGATGGTTGTATTCAGTCTGTGTAATGACTACTTCGGGTAGCCAAAAGGCGAGTGATTATCGTACAGGCTGATGCCCGTAGGTACGATTAGTGCGTTACGGCGCGTTGGGCGCAATAGTCGTTCCGAAAACGTGTCGGAAATACGAGAAGAAATAATGCGGAAACTGAAAATGCCGCAACAGCGCAACACTGAGCAGCAGCAACAGCACAAACGTAGGTTCTGGCAGTAGAAAGGCCGTTTGGTGGCCTCCGCCCACGCAGGTGGCGGGCGTAACAACGGCTT from Spirosoma montaniterrae encodes:
- the secDF gene encoding protein translocase subunit SecDF, whose translation is MQNRTGILILTGVIAAICIYFLSFTFVSRSIKADAEAYATNKQGVVDRAKKQKYLDSLWKEPVYLGSTLQEVSERELGLGLDLQGGMHVVLEVSPADILRGLSGNNRDPKFAEALKQAAEDQKTSRTSFVDLFVDNYKEISPNTKLATLFATSANRSKINFQSSDTEVRKLLNEEVEGAITRAYQIIQARVDKFGVANPNIQRLPGSGRIQIELPGVDNPERVRRLLTGAAKLEFTEVYRLNELAPALEGMGAYLLREETARKAAVKTAATTAPATGSAAKGTSLESQLAQGAKKDSAGTAKNDTAAAAAQSTALTQLFLPVGQDQLGVYLKDTARANAVLNTPEVRNLFPADVFFAWDRKSFTTTDGKEILPIYFLKKAAGRAPLEGDVITEAANDYDDRGRPEVTMNMNAEGARKWKNLTAANVGRPVAILLDNLVYTAPNVQNEIPNGRSSISGNFTVEETKDMANVLKAGKLPAPTTIVEESIVGATLGSEAVSAGVLSSVIGILLVLAFVVFYYNRAGLIADLALFVNLFFLLGVMASLGAVLTMPGIAGIVLSIGMAVDANVLIFERIKEELAEGKGFKLAVADGFKNALSSIIDSNVTTFLTGVILFIFGTGLILGFATTLIIGILTSLFAAIFITRLILEYYIRNGKTLSFSSSWAANLFKDSNFDFVSRRKLYYTVSSVIIALGVISIIFKGFGLGVDFKGGRSYVVRFEKSVSTDEVRSALEPVLGAAPEVKTYGGTGIGANQVKVTTPYLVDVTTPEADKQAEAAVYKGLSSLKGNPARIESSQKVGPTIAYDIMTSALWSILLAVAVVFVYILIRFKRLAFGYGSVVALFHDVLVILAIFSIFNGILPFSLDVDQAFVGALLTIMGYSMNDTVVVFDRVREYLNDNRGKKESIPTVINNALNATLSRTAVTGFSTILVLLVLFIFGGETIRGFSFAMLIGVIVGTYSSLFVATPIVVDALSRDQDKEDAVPARLEKKAGFDAIPADFTDKPTETPEEFTEKKEKKVKAPLIKPSQK